A single Parabacteroides timonensis DNA region contains:
- a CDS encoding sulfatase family protein — MSIPIRKTLLLNITTSTVALSTFAGNSSKSPNIIIIMADQLRADLMQREGYALNTMPFADKLAKSGAWFNKAYTAAPASGPARVCMLTGRFPNATHVRSNHNIQDAFYSKDLFDVAHEQGYTTALVGKNHSHLSKERVDFWCPYNHGGQEAKQKSEKGEAFDKYLGTLDMYSNLEPSPYGVEGQLPYRMVDDASQWIDSLDGKPFLMWFSMAEPHNPYQICEPYYSMFPPESLPPLKSSAKDRKAKGEEYELLAEMMAQGHKGFQENLPRLRSIYHGMLRMIDDQLARLVDELKKQNIYDNTIILFIADHGDYAGEYGLMKKGVGLDDAITRIPMQWTGPGIKASTLPQEAHVSIVDIFPTICEIMDAEIPIGVQGRSLWPMLQGKEYPKEEFASVMAEDGFGGMYYTKADATDYQKEGAVGKQGLFFDELNTWTQSGTMRMLRKDDWKLVYDMDGNGWLYNLKQDPSEVNNRFNDPSCKETRNEMIEGLLRWDISSQDPLPVPRHRYRFKRNEHNYLFR, encoded by the coding sequence ATGTCTATACCAATTAGAAAAACACTATTATTAAATATTACAACATCAACAGTCGCTTTATCAACTTTTGCAGGGAATTCATCCAAGAGTCCTAATATTATCATTATTATGGCAGATCAGCTACGTGCGGATCTTATGCAAAGGGAGGGATATGCCTTAAACACGATGCCTTTTGCCGATAAGCTGGCTAAGAGCGGAGCATGGTTCAATAAAGCCTATACGGCAGCTCCGGCCAGTGGACCGGCAAGAGTTTGTATGCTGACAGGCCGGTTCCCGAACGCAACCCATGTTCGTTCGAACCATAATATCCAGGATGCATTCTATTCAAAAGATCTTTTCGACGTGGCTCATGAGCAAGGCTATACAACAGCCCTTGTGGGAAAAAATCATTCTCACCTTTCGAAAGAACGGGTGGATTTTTGGTGCCCATACAATCATGGCGGACAGGAGGCCAAGCAAAAAAGTGAAAAAGGAGAAGCCTTCGACAAATATCTTGGGACATTAGATATGTATTCCAACCTGGAACCCTCTCCCTACGGAGTGGAAGGACAATTACCTTATCGTATGGTAGACGATGCTTCGCAATGGATCGACAGCCTGGACGGTAAACCTTTCTTGATGTGGTTTTCAATGGCAGAGCCTCACAATCCTTATCAAATCTGTGAGCCTTATTATTCCATGTTCCCTCCCGAATCGTTGCCACCATTGAAGAGTTCGGCAAAGGATCGGAAAGCCAAAGGAGAAGAATATGAATTATTAGCAGAAATGATGGCACAAGGACATAAAGGTTTTCAGGAAAATCTTCCTCGCCTGCGTTCGATATATCATGGAATGCTCCGAATGATCGACGATCAACTGGCTCGCCTTGTCGATGAACTGAAGAAACAGAATATATACGATAATACAATTATCTTATTTATAGCCGATCACGGAGATTATGCCGGCGAATACGGTTTAATGAAAAAAGGCGTAGGACTGGACGATGCTATCACCCGTATCCCTATGCAATGGACCGGGCCAGGCATAAAGGCTTCTACTCTCCCGCAAGAGGCGCATGTAAGTATCGTCGATATATTCCCGACAATATGCGAAATAATGGATGCGGAAATTCCTATTGGGGTACAAGGTCGTAGTTTATGGCCGATGCTGCAAGGAAAAGAGTATCCAAAAGAAGAATTCGCCAGTGTGATGGCAGAAGATGGCTTCGGCGGCATGTATTACACAAAAGCGGACGCCACAGATTACCAGAAAGAAGGAGCCGTCGGCAAGCAAGGACTGTTCTTCGATGAACTGAATACCTGGACACAAAGCGGAACCATGCGTATGCTTCGCAAAGACGACTGGAAACTGGTCTATGATATGGACGGGAACGGTTGGTTATACAACCTGAAGCAGGATCCATCGGAAGTGAATAATCGTTTTAACGATCCCTCCTGCAAAGAAACCAGAAATGAAATGATAGAAGGACTACTGCGATGGGATATTTCCTCTCAGGATCCATTACCTGTTCCCCGGCATCGCTATCGCTTCAAACGGAATGAGCATAATTACCTTTTCAGGTAA